GTTCGAGACGCGGGTGGACGTGCTCAGGCAGCTCAGCCCCCCGCTGGCCGCTGCGCTAATGCCGGGATGGGCTCGCAGGACGGTCGGCGGTTGACTGATGAGGACAGGCGACGACGGCCCTCTCTGATTTGCTGCTTTTACATCAACCACATTTGGTACCAGCAAAGGCGTAGCCCTGTCTTTAACCAAAATCCAGGGAGCTGGATCTGGATCCACAGCCAGCTCCTCCGAACCGACGCCGTCATCACATtcacttttgaaatccttggaAATTACCGTTTCTTGGATAATTTACCTTCCAAGACGAGACTTTATATTCACACAGATTACCAGTATTTACAAGGTGATTAAGTTAAGTACACAAGAGATGTTAAAAATGCCTCTCTTCGTGCAACTGTGGACAAGGTACGAAGAGAGAGGCGTCCCCTGCTCCCTCGGTCcatcctccgcctccgccatgGTCAGCGACCTCCGCCGtcgcggcgcacgccggcggtgGCGTCCACGATCCAACTCGTGGGCCGGGGGCTGGTCGCGGATAGTAGTAATCGCGATCCGTTTGCTGGTGGGCCCCTATGGCTCGCGGAGAACAGTAGTCGCTATCCGTTGTCGAAGTGGGCCACGTGGCCTTTCCCTTCCCTCCCCAACATGATGGGCCGTCCGGTGCGGCAGGGCGcgctccggccggccggccggcgattCACCGCTGGCCACGATTGAGCGGCGGAGGTGGCAGCGTAAGACGCGGCGCGACGGGCAGGCGCAGCTGTGTCCCTACCAGCACTGGTCCGTCTCCCACCTCCGCGGCCGGAACCCCGACGGCGCCGCCCTGCGGGCCGCTGGCCGCGCCACCGAGCGGTCGTACCGCGCGCGCTCGTCGGGGTCCGCGAGAGTGGCGTACGCGGCGTGCAGCTGGATGAagccctcgtcgccgccgcagccgccggcgTCCGGGTGCACCTCCCTGGCCAGGCGCCGGTACGCCGCCTTGATCTCTCCCCTGCTCGCcccgaccccgagcccgagcacCTCGTAGTGCGTCCCCAGCGCCGGCGCCATCGCCAACGCGGACGCGCGGGCCAcgcaccggccgccgcgccgtgccccgGCGCCGCAGCTCGGAACGGCTGTCGCAGCGGATGCCGTCGATGCGAACGAAGCCATTGTTCTTGAAGTGTTGCTGTTGGTGGTTCTTCTTCTTTGTTGAAGTGTTTCGCGATACGTCGTCGTCGAGGATGAAGAGAGCACGGTGCCGGAGCTGCGTGGCGCTTCGTCAGATTTATAGGGCGTTGGGGGGCAGGGAGCTTGTGGTGGCACTTGCGCGTCCAGCTCTTGATCTTATCCCCGGGAGGATGGAGATTCTATCGGAGGACGATGAGGAGTCCGTGCTGACTCATCCACCTCTGTGTGCTCCGTCCTCCCCCGCTTCGGCTGTTGCTTTCGCAATTGGGAGCAGCAGCCATCATTGCGTCTTGCCAACTTGCTCCAGCAAGAGGAAACGGACCCCACACATCTCGATCCACCACCAACGGTTCATCGATGAACGATGAATCGGCGAACGGCTATGGATCACTGTTTGGAGGAGGTGATCTTTTGGATGGGTCGTGTGAATTCCCTCTGGTACTATTGCTGTGGCTATCTGCACTCGGAGCACACCGGCCTCTAAAAAACTGTCTGAAAGCGACGGCCGTCTTGAGGTTCCCGGTGATCTGGTTTTCTGACTAAGAACTTGACTTTTTTGTCTGCCTattaggatcaacttgtttatGTTTATGTTCTTTTTCTTGTAGAAGATAGTACTTCTTGCATCAATCTGCTCTTATCTGACGTGTTCATTTTCATTCGCGATTCAATGTTTTCACACATTGGTAGGCAGTAGGCACGGTTCCGTCCAGCCTGCGAGTTTTGTGCCAAAGCACATGCTCCTGGCCAGTGCAATTGTACAACTATCTGCACCGACAAGATTCTCACGGCAGCAGTGAGCGGACCAGGTAGGGTGGGAGACGTTGCCGTTTCACACGCCTACACAACTTGATCCAGCAGTGTTGGTGACGCTTCTCTTCTTTCCTGCAGTATTATCCACAGGGGAGCCAAGCTGCGGGCGAATTAA
The genomic region above belongs to Panicum hallii strain FIL2 chromosome 4, PHallii_v3.1, whole genome shotgun sequence and contains:
- the LOC112888674 gene encoding chaperone protein dnaJ 11, chloroplastic-like, which codes for MASFASTASAATAVPSCGAGARRGGRCVARASALAMAPALGTHYEVLGLGVGASRGEIKAAYRRLAREVHPDAGGCGGDEGFIQLHAAYATLADPDERARYDRSVARPAARRAAPSGFRPRRWETDQCW